A single genomic interval of Lepidochelys kempii isolate rLepKem1 chromosome 13, rLepKem1.hap2, whole genome shotgun sequence harbors:
- the LOC140897296 gene encoding olfactory receptor 11A1-like, whose protein sequence is MEKVEGRNQTPIVKFILLGFGNVPELQPLLFLVFLVIYIVTVAGNILIIALVVTDQHLHIPMYFFLGNLSCLETRYTSTILPRLLASLLTGDRSISVKGCILQLYLFGVMSTAECLLLMAMPYDWYLAICNPLRYDALMNGRVCCQLVAGSWISSLVGCAIVDIFFFQLTFCNSKEIDHFFCDFSPMIKLSCDDTQTLQLVTFTISAIGTIVPCLLTLTSYVCIIATILRIPSTTGRQKAFSTCSSHLIVVIVFYGTLITVYVAPTANTPKILHKLFSVFYTVLTPMINPVIYSLRNKEVNESLRKAILKLIASRKGIEP, encoded by the coding sequence ATGGAGAAAGTGGAAGGAAGAAATCAAACACCCATCGTGAAATTCATCCTTTTAGGATTTGGGAATGTCCCTGAGCTGCAGCCCCTTCTCTTCCTCGTGTTTCTAGTGATCTACATTGTgactgtggcagggaacatcctCATTATTGCGCTAGTTGTGACTGATCAGCACCTTCACatccccatgtacttcttcctggggaacttgtcctgctTGGAGACCCGCTAcacctccaccatcctgcccaggctgctggccagtctcctgactggGGACAGATCCATTTCTGTAAAGGGCTGCATTCTGCAATTATACTTATTTGGTGTCATGTCAACTGCAGAATGTCTGCTGCTCATGGCAATGCCTTATGATTGGTATTTAGCGATATGCAATCCACTCCGTTATGATGCTCTGATGAATGGCAGGGTTTGTTGCCAACTGGTGGCTGGGTCCTGGATAAGTAGCCTTGTGGGCTGTGCCATAGTAgatattttctttttccaattaACGTTCTGTAATTCCAAAGAAATTGAtcatttcttttgtgatttttcaCCCATGATTAAGCTGTCCTGTGATGACACCCAGACTCTTCAACTGGTAACATTTACTATCTCTGCCATAGGGACAATTGTGCCCTGTCTACTGACCCTGACATCCTACGTTTGTATCATCGCCaccatcctgagaatcccttccaccacggggaggcaaaaggccttttccacctgctcctctcacctcattgTGGTTATAGTTTTCTATGGGACACTGATTACTGTCTATGTGGCTCCAACAGCTAATACTCCCAAGATCCTACACAAACTCTTCTCTGTCTTCTACACAGTCCTGACTCCCATGATCAATCCTGTCATCTATAGCCTGAGAAACAAAGAGGTCAATGAGTCCCTGAGAAAAGCTATTCTTAAACTGATTGCTTCCAGAAAAGGCATAGAACCTTAA